From a region of the Kaistia sp. 32K genome:
- a CDS encoding AraC family transcriptional regulator codes for MTPDLEVVQICRGESFKAWSHGYPFRTVRWHFHPEYELHHVVATRGRYFVGDFIGEFEPGNLVLTGPNLPHNWISDLPEGATVPLRCRMVLFSQELIGSLINLLPELTAFDRVLEMSRRGALFSPDTAAEAAPLVKEMTEAQGIRRIELFVTLMGILSRSEDMRPLASSHYLPDPSGYMSVGINKALAYVGEHLTEPFSETDLAKIAGQSPSAFSRSFRRHTGMALVQFVNRLRINLACQLLMSNAAQPITEICYAVGFNNLSNFNRQFLAQKGMPPSRFRTLLAENSKVAQAA; via the coding sequence ATGACGCCTGATCTGGAAGTCGTGCAAATCTGCCGGGGCGAGTCCTTCAAGGCCTGGTCTCACGGCTATCCGTTTCGCACGGTGCGCTGGCACTTTCATCCCGAATACGAACTTCATCATGTCGTCGCGACGCGAGGACGTTATTTCGTCGGCGATTTCATTGGCGAGTTCGAACCCGGCAATCTGGTGCTGACGGGGCCGAACCTGCCGCACAACTGGATCAGCGACCTGCCGGAAGGCGCGACGGTGCCGCTGCGCTGCCGGATGGTGCTGTTCTCGCAGGAGCTCATCGGCAGCCTCATCAACCTGCTGCCTGAGCTCACGGCGTTCGACCGCGTGCTGGAAATGAGCCGTCGCGGCGCCCTGTTCTCGCCGGATACCGCGGCCGAGGCCGCGCCGCTGGTCAAGGAGATGACCGAGGCGCAGGGCATCCGCCGGATCGAGCTCTTCGTCACCCTGATGGGGATCCTGAGCCGCTCCGAGGACATGCGCCCGCTCGCGAGCTCGCATTATCTGCCGGATCCGTCCGGTTACATGTCGGTCGGCATCAACAAGGCGCTCGCCTATGTCGGCGAACACCTGACCGAACCGTTCAGCGAGACGGATCTCGCCAAGATCGCCGGCCAGAGCCCGAGCGCCTTTTCGCGCAGCTTCCGTCGGCATACCGGCATGGCGCTGGTGCAGTTCGTCAACCGGCTCCGGATCAATCTCGCCTGCCAGCTCCTGATGAGCAACGCGGCGCAGCCGATCACCGAGATCTGCTACGCGGTCGGCTTCAACAATCTGTCGAACTTCAACCGCCAGTTCCTGGCGCAGAAGGGCATGCCGCCCTCGCGCTTCCGGACGTTGTTGGCGGAGAACTCAAAGGTGGCACAGGCTGCCTGA
- a CDS encoding aldose epimerase family protein: MIESFVFGHLDGEVVRGFVLRNRNGLSAKLITYGARLTELHAPDRTGEMADIVLGFDDVASYVATDTYFGATCGRYGNRIRDGRFSLDGEAFQLSLNEGANHLHGGIAGFDRKNWDAAVDEATNTVTFSAVSPHGEEGYPGTVNLSASYRLTDDNRLEIAIRGMTDRPTILNAVHHTYWNLAGHGSGDVRDQVLVLNSDFYTPIDAELLTTGEVLAVAGTPFDFSNPKPIGADIDALADVGTGHLVGGGYDHNWCLKGDGEALRLCARVVDPASGRGLELHTTEPGVQFYTGGYLNETVIGKSNTPYCRFAGYTFETQKFPDTPNFAHFPSTTVSPGEVYDHRMSVRFFTE; the protein is encoded by the coding sequence ATGATCGAGAGCTTCGTGTTCGGGCATCTGGACGGCGAGGTCGTGCGCGGCTTCGTCCTGCGCAATCGCAACGGCCTGTCGGCCAAGCTGATCACCTATGGCGCGCGGCTGACCGAGCTGCACGCGCCGGATCGCACCGGTGAGATGGCCGACATCGTGCTCGGCTTCGACGACGTCGCCTCCTATGTCGCCACCGACACCTATTTCGGCGCCACCTGCGGCCGCTATGGCAACCGCATCCGCGACGGCCGCTTCTCGCTCGACGGCGAGGCGTTCCAGCTGTCGCTGAACGAGGGCGCCAACCACCTCCATGGCGGCATCGCCGGCTTCGACCGCAAGAACTGGGATGCCGCCGTCGACGAGGCCACCAACACCGTCACCTTCTCGGCGGTCTCGCCGCATGGCGAAGAGGGCTATCCCGGCACGGTCAACCTCTCGGCGAGCTACCGGCTCACCGACGACAACCGTCTCGAGATCGCCATTCGCGGCATGACGGACCGGCCGACGATCCTGAACGCAGTGCACCACACCTACTGGAACCTGGCCGGCCACGGCTCCGGCGATGTCCGCGACCAGGTGCTCGTCCTCAATTCCGATTTCTATACGCCGATCGACGCGGAGCTTTTGACCACAGGCGAGGTTCTCGCCGTTGCCGGAACGCCGTTCGATTTCAGCAACCCGAAGCCGATCGGCGCCGACATCGACGCGCTCGCCGATGTCGGCACTGGCCATCTCGTCGGTGGCGGCTATGATCACAATTGGTGCCTGAAGGGGGATGGCGAGGCGCTTCGGCTTTGCGCCCGCGTCGTCGACCCGGCCTCGGGTCGCGGCCTCGAGCTGCACACCACCGAGCCCGGCGTGCAGTTCTATACCGGCGGTTATCTGAACGAGACGGTGATCGGCAAGTCGAACACGCCCTATTGCCGCTTCGCCGGCTACACCTTCGAGACGCAGAAGTTCCCGGATACGCCGAACTTCGCCCATTTCCCGAGCACGACCGTGTCGCCGGGCGAAGTCTACGACCACCGGATGTCGGTTCGCTTCTTCACCGAATAG
- a CDS encoding sugar ABC transporter ATP-binding protein, with amino-acid sequence MDTASRPVPLLSMQGIDKSFGGVPALTGASLEVAPAEVMALIGQNGAGKSTMIKILNGAVVSDGGAITFAGAPWSATSPQAAQRGGISTIFQEINLIAFRSVTENIYLGRELKTRFGFLDWRAMHEGARGLLARFDVFVDVREPLMNFSTAIRQMVAIARAVSFEARLVIMDEPTSSLDESEVQILFQTIRQLKAQGVAVVFVSHKLDELYAVCDRVTVMRDGRTVAVADMADMGKLQLVAAMLGRDLAEIRKAGSTAFGEGGDAIGGELLETKGLAVGRRVQSADIAVRKGEIVGLAGLLGSGRSETARAVFAAERHTAGIVRFDGREVDFTSPRAAIAAGLGFCTEDRKIDGIVPEMSVRENLTLALLPALARSGIVDEARQNEIVKRFIADIGIKCSSPEQKIRELSGGNQQKVLLARWLCMDPKLLILDEPTRGIDVGAKAEIQRLIRSFAERGLGVLMISSELEEIVEGADRVFVLREGRTVEALDKDQISETALMNAMAHGGEADATSPKGATFV; translated from the coding sequence ATGGATACAGCATCTCGACCGGTGCCGCTGCTTTCTATGCAGGGCATCGACAAGAGCTTTGGCGGCGTCCCGGCGCTGACGGGCGCCTCGCTCGAGGTCGCGCCGGCCGAGGTCATGGCGCTGATCGGCCAGAATGGCGCCGGCAAGTCGACCATGATCAAGATTCTCAACGGCGCCGTCGTGAGTGATGGCGGGGCGATCACCTTCGCCGGGGCGCCATGGTCGGCGACCTCCCCGCAGGCGGCGCAGCGCGGCGGCATCTCGACGATCTTCCAGGAGATCAACCTGATCGCCTTCCGCTCGGTCACCGAGAACATCTATCTCGGCCGCGAGCTCAAGACCCGTTTTGGCTTCCTCGACTGGCGCGCCATGCATGAGGGCGCGCGCGGCCTCTTGGCCCGCTTCGACGTCTTCGTCGACGTGCGCGAGCCCCTGATGAATTTCTCGACCGCGATCCGGCAGATGGTGGCGATCGCCCGCGCCGTCTCGTTCGAGGCGCGCCTGGTGATCATGGACGAGCCGACCTCGTCGCTCGACGAGAGCGAGGTGCAGATCCTTTTCCAGACCATCCGCCAGCTGAAGGCGCAGGGCGTCGCTGTGGTGTTCGTCAGCCACAAGCTGGACGAGCTCTATGCCGTCTGCGACCGGGTGACGGTCATGCGCGACGGCCGCACGGTCGCCGTCGCCGACATGGCCGACATGGGCAAGCTGCAGCTCGTCGCCGCGATGCTCGGCCGCGATCTCGCCGAAATCCGCAAGGCCGGCTCGACCGCCTTTGGCGAGGGCGGCGATGCGATCGGCGGGGAGCTTTTGGAGACCAAGGGCCTCGCCGTCGGCCGCCGCGTGCAGTCCGCCGATATCGCGGTGCGGAAAGGCGAGATCGTCGGCCTGGCGGGTCTGCTCGGCTCCGGGCGCTCCGAGACGGCGCGGGCCGTCTTCGCCGCCGAGCGGCACACCGCCGGCATCGTCCGCTTCGACGGGCGCGAGGTCGATTTCACCTCGCCGCGCGCGGCGATTGCCGCCGGCCTCGGCTTCTGCACGGAAGACCGCAAGATCGACGGCATCGTGCCGGAAATGTCGGTGCGCGAGAACTTGACGCTGGCGTTGCTGCCGGCGCTGGCGCGCTCCGGCATCGTCGACGAGGCGCGGCAGAACGAGATCGTCAAGCGCTTCATCGCCGATATCGGCATCAAGTGCTCGAGCCCCGAGCAGAAGATCCGCGAGCTTTCCGGCGGCAACCAGCAGAAGGTCCTGCTGGCGCGCTGGCTGTGCATGGATCCGAAGCTGCTGATCCTCGACGAGCCGACGCGCGGCATCGATGTCGGCGCCAAGGCCGAGATCCAGCGCCTGATCCGCAGCTTCGCCGAGCGGGGCCTGGGCGTGCTGATGATCTCTTCCGAGCTTGAGGAAATCGTCGAGGGCGCCGACCGCGTCTTCGTCCTGCGCGAGGGCCGTACGGTCGAGGCGCTCGACAAGGACCAGATCAGCGAAACCGCGCTGATGAACGCCATGGCGCATGGCGGCGAAGCCGATGCAACTTCCCCGAAGGGGGCTACCTTTGTCTGA
- a CDS encoding sugar ABC transporter permease translates to MSDNSKSGASPAAVPMLDRRDERVAHAASLSDSIRAFLDRVRSGDLGMLPVIIGLVIIWTVFSILNPVFLTPNNLVNLLFDSSTVGIISLGIVCMLMVGEIDLSVGSVSGVASAILGVLWVNQGLPVAVAILAAVGAGALIGFVYSQLYNRFGMPSFVVTLAGLLTFLGLQLYLLGTTGSINLPYGSPLVRFGQLMVMPAIVSVLFAALPGVVMLYTGYRTAARRRAAGLSSQSSGGVIARALAVTIVAELVVAYLNQGRGVPWMFALFVGLVLAMQYALTRTRWGRSMFAVGGNREAARRAGINVRMIYTSAFVCCSTLAAFGGVMAAARLASSSQQAGTGDVNLNAIAAAVIGGTSLFGGRGSAYSALLGIIVIQSISSGLTLLDLSSSLRYMITGGVLAIAVIVDSLARRSRVSHGRA, encoded by the coding sequence ATGAGCGACAACAGCAAGTCCGGCGCATCGCCGGCCGCCGTGCCGATGCTGGATCGCCGCGACGAGCGCGTCGCGCATGCGGCGAGCCTCAGCGACAGCATCCGCGCCTTTCTCGACCGGGTGCGGTCCGGCGATCTCGGCATGCTGCCTGTCATCATCGGCCTCGTCATCATCTGGACGGTCTTTTCGATCCTCAACCCCGTCTTCCTGACGCCGAACAACCTCGTCAACCTGCTGTTCGATTCCTCGACGGTCGGCATCATCTCGCTCGGCATCGTCTGCATGCTGATGGTCGGCGAGATCGATCTGTCCGTCGGTTCGGTGAGCGGCGTGGCCTCGGCGATCCTCGGCGTGCTCTGGGTCAACCAGGGACTGCCCGTCGCCGTCGCGATCCTGGCGGCGGTCGGCGCCGGCGCGCTGATCGGCTTTGTCTATTCGCAGCTCTACAACCGCTTCGGCATGCCGAGCTTCGTGGTGACGCTGGCGGGCCTTTTGACGTTCCTCGGCCTGCAGCTCTACCTGCTCGGCACGACGGGATCGATCAATCTGCCCTATGGCTCGCCGCTCGTTCGTTTCGGCCAGCTCATGGTCATGCCGGCCATCGTTTCCGTCCTGTTCGCCGCGCTGCCGGGCGTCGTGATGCTCTACACCGGCTACCGGACGGCCGCGCGCCGCCGGGCGGCGGGGCTGTCGTCGCAATCGTCGGGCGGCGTCATCGCCCGCGCCCTCGCGGTGACGATCGTGGCGGAGCTGGTCGTCGCCTATCTGAACCAGGGCCGCGGCGTGCCGTGGATGTTCGCCCTGTTCGTCGGCCTCGTGCTCGCCATGCAATATGCGCTGACCCGCACGCGCTGGGGCCGCTCGATGTTCGCCGTCGGCGGCAATCGCGAGGCGGCGCGCCGCGCCGGCATCAACGTGCGGATGATCTATACGAGCGCCTTCGTCTGCTGCTCAACGCTGGCGGCCTTCGGTGGCGTCATGGCGGCGGCGCGGCTGGCGTCGTCCAGTCAGCAGGCCGGCACCGGCGACGTCAATCTGAACGCCATCGCGGCGGCGGTGATCGGCGGCACCAGCCTGTTCGGCGGACGCGGCAGCGCCTATTCGGCGCTTCTCGGCATCATCGTGATCCAGTCGATCTCGAGCGGATTGACGCTTCTCGATCTGTCCTCGTCGCTTCGCTACATGATCACCGGCGGCGTCCTCGCCATCGCCGTCATCGTCGACTCGCTCGCCCGCCGCTCGCGCGTCAGCCACGGCCGCGCCTGA
- a CDS encoding ATP-binding cassette domain-containing protein: MTNTQQGAPAAGEPVLSLKGISKHFGAVSALTDIDLDVHAGEVVALVGDNGAGKSTLVKILSGVHQPSAGTIRFQGETVTLGDPGAALSLGIATVFQDLALCENLDVVANIFLGKELSPMQMDEVSMETRSWTLLNELSARIPSVRVAVASLSGGQRQTVAIARSLLLNPKLILLDEPTAALGVAQTAEVLDLIERVRERGLGVVMISHNMEDVRAVADRIVVLRLGRNNGEFSPDASNEQLVSAITGASNNSVSRRAGRRQAQAAQHSETGL, from the coding sequence ATGACAAACACACAGCAAGGCGCCCCGGCCGCCGGCGAACCGGTCCTGAGCCTGAAGGGTATTTCCAAGCATTTCGGCGCCGTCTCGGCGCTGACCGATATCGACCTCGACGTCCATGCGGGCGAGGTGGTCGCGCTCGTCGGCGACAACGGCGCCGGCAAGTCGACGCTGGTCAAGATCCTCTCCGGCGTGCATCAGCCGAGCGCCGGCACGATCCGCTTCCAGGGCGAGACGGTGACGCTCGGCGATCCGGGCGCTGCCCTCTCGCTCGGCATCGCGACCGTGTTCCAGGATCTCGCGCTCTGCGAGAACCTCGACGTCGTTGCCAATATCTTCCTCGGCAAGGAGCTCAGTCCGATGCAGATGGACGAGGTCTCGATGGAGACCCGTTCCTGGACGCTGCTCAACGAATTGTCGGCGCGCATCCCGAGCGTCCGCGTTGCGGTGGCGTCGCTTTCCGGCGGCCAGCGGCAGACGGTGGCGATCGCCCGCTCGCTGCTGCTCAATCCGAAGCTGATCCTGCTCGACGAGCCGACGGCGGCGCTGGGCGTCGCGCAGACGGCCGAAGTGCTCGACCTGATCGAACGGGTGCGCGAGCGCGGCCTCGGCGTGGTGATGATCAGCCACAACATGGAGGACGTCCGCGCCGTCGCCGATCGCATCGTCGTGCTCCGGCTCGGCCGCAACAACGGCGAATTCTCGCCCGACGCCTCGAACGAACAATTGGTGAGCGCCATCACCGGCGCATCGAACAACTCGGTTTCACGGCGCGCCGGTCGACGGCAGGCCCAGGCCGCCCAGCATTCGGAGACCGGCCTATGA
- a CDS encoding ABC transporter permease, translated as MTSIATFRGATREIRFPQGLGVVLLLLALVAFGGWRYDGFLGSYNVLSVLRYSSMFALVSLGMCFVIMTGGIDLSVGSVAALGSVVSAILSPYGLLPGLAGGVLVGAAAGAINGLVITRLKILPFIATLAVMLAASGTALLLAGNQSVSVSYDTAFMTLGQGDLLAPLKPEWIDAEDAGWLAGPLGILFDFPTPAWIALAAYVLGVIVMRWRAFGRHVLAVGGGEEAALLMGLPVGRTIFAVYLISGSLAGLAGVILAAQFGAGQPVEGAGWELFAIASVVVGGTLLTGGKGSIVATLVGSLLLGLIYTILNFENGMGWISLSAYWQSVVRGAFLLVVVMVQASFVKNTRN; from the coding sequence ATGACCTCGATCGCCACATTCCGCGGCGCGACGCGCGAGATCCGCTTTCCCCAGGGGCTCGGCGTCGTCCTCCTTCTCCTCGCTCTCGTCGCCTTTGGCGGCTGGCGCTACGACGGCTTCCTCGGCAGCTACAACGTGCTGTCGGTGCTGCGCTATTCCTCGATGTTCGCGCTCGTGTCGCTCGGCATGTGCTTCGTCATCATGACCGGCGGCATCGACCTGTCGGTCGGCTCGGTGGCGGCGCTCGGCTCGGTCGTCTCGGCGATATTGAGTCCCTATGGGCTGCTGCCGGGTCTGGCCGGCGGCGTGCTGGTCGGGGCGGCGGCCGGCGCCATCAACGGCCTCGTCATCACGCGGCTCAAGATCCTGCCGTTCATCGCGACGCTGGCCGTCATGCTGGCGGCGAGCGGCACGGCGCTGCTGCTGGCCGGCAACCAGTCGGTCTCCGTCTCCTATGACACGGCGTTCATGACGCTCGGCCAGGGCGACCTGCTGGCGCCGCTCAAGCCCGAATGGATCGACGCCGAGGATGCGGGCTGGCTCGCCGGGCCGCTCGGGATCCTGTTCGACTTCCCGACGCCGGCCTGGATCGCGCTCGCCGCCTATGTGCTCGGCGTCATCGTCATGCGCTGGCGCGCCTTCGGCCGTCACGTCCTCGCCGTCGGCGGCGGCGAGGAGGCGGCGCTGCTGATGGGGCTTCCCGTCGGTCGCACCATCTTCGCCGTCTACCTGATTTCCGGCAGCCTGGCCGGGCTCGCCGGCGTCATCCTGGCGGCGCAGTTCGGCGCGGGCCAGCCCGTCGAGGGCGCCGGCTGGGAGCTCTTCGCCATCGCCTCGGTGGTCGTCGGCGGCACGCTGCTCACCGGCGGCAAGGGATCGATCGTCGCGACGCTCGTCGGATCGCTGCTGCTCGGCCTGATCTACACCATCCTCAATTTCGAGAATGGCATGGGCTGGATCTCGCTCTCCGCCTACTGGCAGTCGGTCGTCCGCGGCGCCTTCCTGCTGGTCGTCGTCATGGTCCAGGCGAGCTTCGTCAAAAACACCAGGAACTGA
- a CDS encoding SDR family NAD(P)-dependent oxidoreductase: MIPRRGDGQAVLITGASRGIGRAIALRFAAEGYRVVAMDIARQEGELKEVQELIRTDGGQCDLVFGDVSNPGSVKTFVAEAKAIAGHIDVLVNNAGVLSLALVDDIEPEEWDRMYDVNTKGTFLVCQALLAQFREAGKGRIVNIASIGGKRGAPLQAHYCSSKAAVIGFTHILAQEVAKDGITVNAVCPGIIDTDMGRNNYRDAAALQAVKDKTAMGRLGYPDDVVGAVAFFASDDASFITGQALNVCGGILFH, encoded by the coding sequence GTGATTCCCAGGAGAGGCGACGGCCAGGCCGTTCTCATCACAGGCGCCTCGCGCGGCATCGGGCGCGCCATCGCGCTGCGCTTCGCGGCCGAGGGCTACCGTGTCGTGGCCATGGACATTGCGCGCCAGGAAGGCGAGCTCAAGGAAGTGCAGGAGCTGATCCGCACGGATGGCGGCCAATGCGACCTCGTCTTCGGCGATGTCAGCAACCCGGGCTCGGTCAAGACCTTTGTCGCCGAGGCCAAGGCAATCGCCGGCCATATCGACGTGCTGGTCAACAATGCCGGCGTGCTGTCGCTCGCCCTGGTCGACGACATCGAGCCCGAGGAGTGGGACCGCATGTATGACGTCAACACCAAGGGCACGTTCCTGGTGTGCCAGGCGCTGCTCGCCCAGTTCCGCGAAGCCGGCAAGGGCCGCATCGTCAACATCGCCTCGATCGGCGGCAAGCGCGGCGCGCCGCTGCAGGCGCATTACTGCTCCTCGAAGGCCGCCGTCATCGGCTTCACGCACATCCTGGCGCAGGAAGTGGCCAAGGACGGCATCACGGTGAACGCCGTCTGCCCCGGCATCATCGATACCGACATGGGCCGCAACAACTATCGCGATGCCGCAGCCCTGCAGGCCGTGAAGGACAAGACCGCGATGGGCCGCCTCGGCTATCCGGACGATGTCGTCGGCGCGGTCGCCTTCTTCGCCTCCGACGATGCCTCGTTCATCACCGGCCAGGCGCTGAACGTCTGCGGCGGCATCCTTTTCCACTGA
- a CDS encoding ABC transporter permease, giving the protein MAAKPMQLPRRGLPLSDISTFLRRWGALLALALLILFNLAFTPHFATTQTLAINLTQVAVVMVVGVGMTLVIATGGIDLSVGSLMAIAGALSPMIFTGQLFPVPNLYVGIALGIVLPVLVAGMFGYFNGWLITRFSIQPIIATLVLFIAGRGIAQVWTNGDLQVFKVPEFQQIAIGRLLGIPFQVWIMAVIVIAATWTLRKTVFGRQVLAIGGNEAAARLAGVPVRRVKTLVYVISGLCSGIAGIIVIAMNSAADANLIGLGVELDAIAAVAVGGTLLTGGRATILGTLIGALIIQLVRYTLLANGVPDSAALIVKAGLIILAVWLQRQDRA; this is encoded by the coding sequence ATGGCGGCGAAGCCGATGCAACTTCCCCGAAGGGGGCTACCTTTGTCTGATATCTCCACCTTTCTCAGGCGATGGGGCGCGCTGCTGGCGCTTGCCCTGCTGATCCTCTTCAACCTGGCCTTCACGCCGCATTTCGCCACCACCCAGACGCTCGCCATCAACCTGACGCAGGTCGCGGTGGTCATGGTCGTCGGTGTCGGCATGACGCTGGTCATCGCGACGGGCGGCATCGACCTCTCGGTCGGCTCGCTGATGGCGATCGCCGGCGCCCTCTCGCCGATGATCTTCACCGGTCAGCTGTTTCCCGTGCCCAACCTCTATGTCGGCATCGCGCTCGGCATCGTGCTGCCCGTCCTGGTGGCTGGCATGTTCGGCTATTTCAACGGCTGGCTGATCACCCGCTTCTCGATCCAGCCGATCATCGCCACCCTGGTCCTGTTCATCGCCGGCCGCGGCATCGCCCAGGTCTGGACGAATGGCGATCTGCAGGTGTTCAAGGTGCCGGAATTCCAGCAGATCGCCATCGGCCGGCTGCTCGGCATTCCCTTCCAGGTCTGGATCATGGCGGTGATCGTCATCGCCGCCACCTGGACCCTGCGCAAGACGGTGTTCGGCCGGCAGGTCCTTGCGATCGGCGGCAACGAGGCGGCGGCGCGGCTCGCCGGCGTTCCGGTCCGCCGGGTCAAGACCCTCGTCTACGTGATCTCGGGCCTCTGCAGCGGCATCGCCGGCATCATCGTCATCGCCATGAACTCCGCCGCCGACGCCAATCTGATCGGCCTCGGCGTCGAGCTCGACGCGATCGCCGCGGTCGCGGTCGGCGGCACGCTGCTCACGGGCGGCCGCGCGACCATCCTCGGCACGCTGATCGGCGCGCTCATCATCCAGCTCGTCCGCTACACCCTGCTCGCCAATGGCGTGCCGGATTCGGCGGCTCTCATCGTCAAGGCCGGGTTGATCATCCTGGCCGTCTGGCTGCAGCGACAGGACAGGGCATGA
- a CDS encoding ABC transporter substrate-binding protein, translating into MITRRTLLTASAGGLALAGLGSRAFAAELAKLKQKDTYKIGFAQTESNNPWRLAQTASMKDEAAKRGWQLVYTDAAGSAAKQVADVRSMIAQKVDVILLAPREEKPLIPAVMEAKKAGIPLFLIDRNVDATLATAGKDYVAFIGSDFVKEGHQAAEALTKAVNGQAKIIELQGSTGSSPANDRMKGFADYIKDHPGMQIIASQSGDFARDKGRQVFETLYQAHPDATALYSHNDEMTMGAIAAMEAAGKVPGKDLIIASIDGTKDATQALIDGKVYVVVECNPKFGPAAFDAVQRYGRGESIDTWLVNVDRVFTKENAAEYMPEAY; encoded by the coding sequence ATGATTACGAGACGTACACTGTTGACGGCTTCGGCCGGCGGCCTGGCTCTGGCAGGCCTGGGCAGCCGCGCATTCGCCGCCGAGCTCGCCAAGCTCAAGCAGAAGGACACCTACAAGATCGGCTTCGCGCAGACGGAAAGCAACAATCCGTGGCGCCTCGCGCAGACCGCGAGCATGAAAGACGAAGCGGCGAAGCGCGGCTGGCAGCTGGTCTATACCGACGCCGCCGGTTCGGCCGCCAAGCAGGTCGCCGACGTTCGCTCGATGATCGCCCAGAAGGTCGACGTCATCCTGCTGGCGCCGCGCGAAGAGAAGCCGCTCATCCCGGCCGTCATGGAAGCGAAGAAGGCGGGCATTCCGCTCTTCCTCATCGACCGCAACGTCGACGCGACGCTGGCGACCGCCGGCAAGGACTATGTTGCCTTCATCGGCTCGGACTTCGTCAAGGAAGGCCACCAGGCCGCCGAGGCGCTGACCAAGGCGGTGAACGGCCAGGCGAAGATCATCGAGCTGCAGGGCAGCACCGGTTCGTCGCCGGCGAACGACCGCATGAAGGGCTTCGCCGACTACATCAAGGACCACCCCGGCATGCAGATCATCGCGTCGCAGTCCGGCGACTTCGCGCGCGACAAGGGCCGTCAGGTGTTCGAAACGCTCTACCAGGCCCATCCGGACGCCACCGCGCTCTACTCGCACAATGACGAGATGACCATGGGCGCGATCGCGGCGATGGAAGCGGCCGGCAAGGTTCCCGGTAAGGACCTGATCATCGCCTCGATCGACGGCACCAAGGACGCGACCCAGGCGCTGATCGACGGCAAGGTCTATGTCGTGGTCGAGTGCAATCCGAAGTTCGGCCCCGCGGCCTTCGACGCCGTGCAGCGCTATGGCCGCGGCGAGTCGATCGATACCTGGCTCGTCAATGTCGACCGCGTCTTCACCAAGGAGAACGCGGCCGAGTACATGCCCGAGGCCTACTGA
- a CDS encoding sugar ABC transporter substrate-binding protein, whose protein sequence is MTKFAWKRAGALALAAGLLSGAATFAQAAEVTDATVAFLMPDQGSTRYEEHDYPGFKAEMDKLCPGCKVIYLNAGADVTRQQQQFNSVISQGAKAIVLDPVDSSAAASLVELAQSQGIKVIAYDRPIPDAKADFYVSFDNEAIGKSIAESLVNHLKAKGVSPDKGGVLQINGSPIDAAAGLIKKGIHAGLDNSGYKILAEYDTPDWMPSKAQEWAAGQVTRFGDQIVGVVAANDGTGGGAIAALKAAGVDPLPPVTGNDATTAALQLIIAGDQYNTINKPSEIVAAAAAKVAIQLLKGETPEAGTTLYNTPSQLFVPVVVTADNFKAEIIDKNIAKADALCVDRYADGCKALGIAK, encoded by the coding sequence ATGACCAAATTTGCTTGGAAGCGGGCCGGCGCCTTGGCGCTGGCGGCGGGCTTGCTCAGCGGCGCCGCCACCTTCGCGCAGGCGGCGGAAGTCACCGACGCCACGGTGGCGTTCCTGATGCCGGACCAGGGCTCGACCCGCTACGAGGAGCACGACTATCCGGGCTTCAAGGCCGAGATGGACAAGCTCTGCCCCGGCTGCAAGGTGATCTACCTGAACGCCGGCGCCGACGTGACCCGTCAGCAGCAGCAGTTCAACTCGGTCATCTCGCAGGGCGCCAAGGCGATCGTGCTCGATCCCGTCGATTCGTCCGCCGCCGCCTCGCTGGTCGAGCTGGCGCAGAGCCAGGGCATCAAGGTCATCGCCTATGACCGACCGATCCCGGATGCCAAGGCCGATTTCTACGTCTCGTTCGACAATGAGGCGATCGGCAAGTCGATCGCCGAATCCCTCGTCAACCACCTGAAGGCCAAGGGCGTTTCGCCGGACAAGGGCGGCGTGCTGCAGATCAACGGCTCGCCGATCGACGCGGCCGCCGGCCTGATCAAGAAGGGCATCCACGCCGGCCTCGACAACAGCGGCTACAAGATCCTCGCCGAATACGACACGCCGGACTGGATGCCGTCCAAGGCGCAGGAATGGGCCGCCGGCCAGGTCACGCGCTTCGGCGACCAGATCGTCGGCGTCGTGGCGGCGAATGACGGCACCGGCGGCGGCGCGATCGCGGCGCTGAAGGCGGCCGGCGTCGACCCGCTGCCGCCCGTGACGGGCAATGACGCGACCACGGCCGCGCTGCAGCTGATCATCGCCGGCGACCAGTACAACACGATCAACAAGCCGAGCGAGATCGTCGCCGCGGCCGCCGCGAAGGTCGCGATCCAGCTCCTGAAGGGCGAGACGCCGGAGGCCGGGACGACGCTCTACAACACGCCGTCGCAGCTCTTCGTGCCGGTCGTGGTCACGGCCGACAACTTCAAGGCCGAGATCATCGACAAGAACATCGCCAAGGCCGATGCGCTCTGCGTCGATCGCTATGCCGACGGCTGCAAGGCGCTTGGTATCGCCAAGTAA